Proteins encoded together in one Streptomyces sp. NBC_01363 window:
- a CDS encoding helix-turn-helix transcriptional regulator — translation MGAGGPALVDITGEAGIGKSRLLAEFSTLARRRGATVLRGRATEYERHSPFQPFADAFADLDQRVLRVFPSLRELPPVLRGRAEPSGEPWKRDRFGLYRATADALRRIRGARLVEVLDDLHWADPASLELVDHLVRHPVKTPFLLVVSRRDRQAPAALTTALARGADTGAVLRISLGPLDERDCVEELARDLPQQRAAEMYAASEGNPLYFLALLTAHRTARLPGPPVRDGGSPTGLEALLLDELALLDPIERGTVEAAAVLGDHATADLIAALTGSPVPDVVEALRALLRRDLIRTDQTGRRLALRHPLIRALVHDSTDPWRRQDLHHRAAAELAEAGAPLAERAHHIEHSLTGWDPEAAAILTSAAEQTAVTAPAASAHWLGAVLATLPNTPEHLNKRRELMLMRAGALGATGALWESRDLFHRVIDMPAGNEDSEDALRTSAVVQCAVMERQLGRYAEADALLRRELDRRPGPSPSQRIGLVIEWCCRAQFVARFPDVREELAQALRGARDLGDGLGEMGALTLAAMSEAYEGDTAEARLLARTAAGLADALTDGDLAGLCEPLVRLGWAEVMLDRYADAERHTDRGVDIARRTGRLYLLSQLLLCKAYAHFLTCRVTTALELADEAATIARALGNGELLGFTLAIRSLFLMQARPPGDPDVLAAAEEAAAAAEGTGESWWSTLARSLLALAAMGAGDPHRARDVLLDAGGGRDLSRLQPSLLPEFLELLVAAALAVGETEEAENAAERALKEAERIDLPTRRAAALRAFGRVRAHRGDPAAAARAFAEAARESALSGATLREAQSLLLGAAFTRAAGDGAGAAAMWRRARRQAAEGGATLLVALADQQRAEVLGDTDGAAEPSGPAAGLAQLTSREREIADLVAEGLTNQAVASRLCLSPRTVESHIARVYRKTGVPSRAALATLVARHTVTAPGTPPPS, via the coding sequence GTGGGAGCCGGTGGTCCGGCCCTCGTCGACATCACCGGTGAGGCCGGTATCGGCAAGAGCCGGTTGCTGGCGGAGTTCAGTACGCTCGCCCGCCGCCGCGGGGCGACCGTGCTGCGCGGCCGGGCCACCGAGTACGAACGGCACAGCCCGTTCCAGCCGTTCGCCGACGCGTTCGCCGACCTCGACCAGCGGGTGCTCAGAGTGTTCCCGTCGCTGCGGGAGCTCCCTCCGGTGCTGCGGGGGAGGGCCGAGCCCTCGGGCGAGCCGTGGAAAAGGGACCGTTTCGGCCTCTACCGGGCCACCGCGGACGCACTGCGCCGCATCCGGGGCGCGCGGCTCGTCGAGGTCCTCGACGACCTGCACTGGGCGGACCCGGCGTCCCTGGAACTCGTCGACCACCTCGTGCGGCACCCCGTGAAGACCCCCTTCCTGCTCGTCGTGTCGCGCCGCGACCGCCAGGCCCCGGCGGCGCTCACCACGGCGCTGGCGCGCGGGGCCGACACCGGCGCGGTGCTGCGGATCTCTCTCGGCCCGCTCGACGAACGGGACTGCGTCGAGGAACTGGCCCGCGACCTGCCGCAGCAGCGGGCGGCCGAGATGTACGCCGCGAGCGAGGGCAACCCGCTGTACTTCCTGGCGCTCCTGACGGCCCATCGCACCGCCCGGCTGCCTGGGCCCCCGGTCCGGGACGGTGGTTCGCCCACGGGCCTGGAAGCACTGCTGCTCGACGAACTCGCCCTTCTGGACCCAATTGAGCGCGGCACCGTAGAAGCCGCCGCCGTACTCGGCGACCACGCCACGGCCGACCTCATCGCCGCTCTCACCGGCTCACCCGTCCCCGACGTCGTCGAGGCCCTGCGCGCGCTGCTGCGCCGCGATCTGATCCGTACGGACCAGACCGGACGCCGTCTGGCACTGCGCCACCCGCTGATCCGGGCGCTGGTCCACGACAGCACCGACCCCTGGCGGCGGCAGGATCTCCACCACAGGGCAGCGGCCGAACTGGCCGAGGCCGGCGCACCCCTCGCCGAGCGGGCGCACCACATCGAGCATTCACTGACCGGCTGGGACCCGGAGGCCGCCGCGATCCTGACCAGCGCCGCCGAACAGACCGCCGTGACGGCCCCGGCCGCCTCGGCCCACTGGCTCGGTGCCGTCCTCGCAACCCTGCCCAACACCCCCGAACACCTCAACAAACGCCGTGAGTTGATGCTGATGCGCGCCGGGGCACTTGGCGCGACCGGGGCGCTGTGGGAGAGCAGAGACCTCTTCCACCGAGTGATCGACATGCCCGCCGGCAACGAGGACAGCGAGGACGCGCTCCGTACCTCCGCCGTCGTGCAGTGCGCCGTCATGGAGCGTCAGCTCGGGCGCTACGCCGAGGCCGACGCGCTGCTGCGCCGCGAACTGGACCGGAGGCCCGGGCCGTCACCGTCCCAGCGGATCGGTCTCGTCATCGAATGGTGCTGCCGCGCGCAGTTCGTCGCCCGCTTCCCCGACGTACGGGAAGAACTGGCCCAGGCGCTGCGCGGCGCCCGCGATCTGGGTGACGGACTCGGCGAGATGGGCGCCCTGACGCTGGCCGCCATGAGCGAGGCGTACGAGGGTGACACGGCCGAGGCCCGTTTGCTCGCCCGGACCGCGGCGGGGCTGGCGGACGCGCTCACCGACGGCGACCTCGCCGGGCTGTGCGAGCCCCTGGTCAGACTGGGCTGGGCCGAGGTGATGCTCGACCGGTACGCCGACGCGGAACGGCACACCGACCGGGGCGTGGACATCGCCCGGCGGACCGGCCGACTCTACCTGCTGTCGCAGCTCCTGCTGTGCAAGGCGTACGCCCACTTCCTGACCTGCCGGGTCACCACGGCGCTGGAGCTGGCCGACGAAGCCGCGACCATCGCCCGTGCCCTGGGCAACGGCGAACTGCTCGGCTTCACCCTCGCGATCCGTTCCCTGTTCCTCATGCAGGCCCGCCCGCCGGGCGATCCGGACGTCCTGGCCGCCGCGGAGGAGGCGGCGGCAGCGGCGGAGGGCACGGGCGAGAGCTGGTGGTCCACGCTGGCACGGTCCCTGCTCGCCCTCGCCGCGATGGGCGCCGGTGACCCGCACCGCGCACGGGACGTCCTGCTGGACGCGGGCGGCGGCAGAGACCTGTCCCGATTGCAGCCCTCGCTGCTGCCCGAGTTCCTGGAACTGCTCGTCGCCGCCGCCTTGGCCGTGGGTGAGACGGAGGAGGCCGAGAACGCGGCCGAGCGCGCCCTGAAGGAGGCCGAACGGATCGACCTGCCGACCCGCCGGGCAGCGGCGCTGCGCGCCTTCGGCCGGGTCAGGGCGCATCGGGGGGACCCGGCCGCGGCGGCACGGGCGTTCGCCGAAGCCGCCCGGGAGAGCGCGCTGTCCGGGGCGACCCTCCGGGAGGCCCAGAGCCTGCTGCTCGGCGCCGCGTTCACCAGGGCCGCCGGTGACGGCGCCGGCGCGGCCGCCATGTGGCGCCGTGCCCGTCGGCAGGCCGCCGAGGGCGGGGCCACGCTGCTGGTCGCCCTGGCCGACCAGCAGCGCGCGGAGGTGCTGGGTGACACGGACGGGGCGGCGGAGCCGTCCGGACCGGCCGCCGGGCTGGCCCAACTGACCTCGCGGGAACGGGAAATAGCGGATCTGGTCGCAGAGGGTCTCACCAACCAGGCCGTGGCCTCCCGGCTCTGCCTCAGTCCACGCACGGTCGAGAGCCACATCGCCCGCGTCTACCGCAAGACGGGCGTCCCGTCCCGCGCGGCCCTCGCCACCCTGGTGGCCCGCCACACGGTCACGGCACCGGGCACGCCGCCGCCCTCGTGA
- a CDS encoding DUF6415 family natural product biosynthesis protein encodes MSAVLYDPEALLAEELPLDRAPMMALVDAMLARKDANGLRAGDCAQIALLLTGHARIVAAEVSRHVEALPKDSKLRPVAEQVLQEAERRLSVTSQTTLAHAQQRARLVRALYRGLDQLLKARPVPSS; translated from the coding sequence ATGAGCGCGGTGCTGTACGACCCCGAGGCGCTCCTGGCCGAGGAGCTGCCGCTCGACCGCGCGCCCATGATGGCGCTGGTCGATGCGATGCTGGCACGGAAGGACGCGAACGGTCTGCGGGCGGGCGACTGCGCGCAGATCGCCCTGCTCCTCACCGGGCACGCCCGAATCGTCGCCGCCGAAGTCAGCCGGCACGTCGAGGCCCTGCCCAAGGACAGCAAGCTGCGGCCGGTGGCCGAGCAGGTCCTCCAGGAAGCGGAGCGCCGCCTGTCGGTGACCTCCCAGACCACCCTCGCGCACGCGCAGCAACGGGCCCGGCTGGTACGGGCGCTGTACCGGGGGCTGGACCAGCTCCTCAAGGCGCGGCCGGTTCCGTCCTCCTGA
- a CDS encoding TetR/AcrR family transcriptional regulator, translating into MSSSRVDGRALRFQHRRPELLAAATEYILEHGISGLSLRPVGQALGVTHATLLRHFSSKDELLLAVAEKVRTDLAAWLMSDVELREAYSTAELVRALWRRLCEPQEQRQFLLLFEFVGHHGEKSGEDEKLSRSIVHDWIEIIANRLAADGWPPEDASALSTLVLAQVRGLQLDLLVSGDRARADRAIDFAVRLLDRSTRAGSADDHG; encoded by the coding sequence ATGAGCTCTTCCCGCGTCGACGGGCGCGCCCTCCGGTTCCAGCACCGGAGGCCGGAGTTGCTGGCTGCGGCGACCGAGTACATCCTTGAACACGGCATCAGCGGCCTGTCCCTGCGTCCCGTGGGGCAGGCGCTCGGTGTCACCCACGCGACACTGCTACGACACTTCTCCTCGAAGGACGAACTGCTCCTGGCCGTCGCGGAGAAGGTCCGCACGGATCTGGCCGCATGGCTGATGTCGGACGTGGAGCTCCGTGAGGCATACTCGACGGCCGAACTCGTCAGGGCGCTATGGCGTCGGCTGTGCGAACCGCAGGAGCAGCGCCAGTTCCTCCTGCTTTTCGAATTCGTCGGCCATCACGGGGAGAAGTCCGGAGAAGACGAGAAACTCTCCCGGTCGATCGTCCACGACTGGATTGAGATCATCGCCAACAGGCTTGCTGCGGACGGCTGGCCGCCCGAGGACGCCTCCGCATTGTCCACCCTTGTCCTGGCGCAGGTGCGAGGCCTGCAGCTCGATCTCCTCGTCTCCGGGGACCGCGCACGAGCGGACCGCGCCATCGACTTCGCCGTACGCCTCCTCGACCGCTCCACCCGGGCCGGCAGTGCAGACGATCACGGGTAG
- a CDS encoding SMI1/KNR4 family protein — translation MSTGASGSSNGSRLDEATLLTLLAREGAGAAPVLDAAMGHARGNNERLVFARHLAVIRTRDAGERLAAWRGNRRLAPLIEDYFRQAPHPEPSPSGASEPRIPAEEGWLDPTGDLSPVGEDDIAVLEARFGPLPADYRAFLRVIGTGTLLQPMEALPSDALEPTTQNFIHPADIPGAHAVYTRWLHDGWHEENEGGADLMRMMPGMGHDGYADFALLSLQHEGDDRVHVWYHDKAPDRPRSRPRPMGPSTWGFPYFVRRGHQ, via the coding sequence GTGTCGACTGGGGCGAGCGGCTCGTCGAATGGCAGCCGTCTGGACGAGGCGACCCTGCTGACCCTGCTGGCGCGGGAAGGGGCGGGCGCCGCTCCCGTTCTGGACGCGGCGATGGGCCATGCCCGCGGCAACAACGAGCGGCTGGTGTTCGCCCGCCATCTCGCCGTGATCCGCACGCGGGACGCGGGGGAGCGGCTGGCGGCCTGGCGGGGCAACCGCAGGCTCGCCCCGCTGATCGAGGACTACTTCCGGCAGGCGCCCCACCCGGAGCCCTCGCCGTCCGGGGCGTCGGAGCCCCGCATACCGGCCGAGGAGGGCTGGCTGGATCCGACCGGCGACCTCAGCCCGGTCGGCGAGGACGACATCGCCGTCCTCGAAGCGCGGTTCGGGCCGCTCCCGGCCGACTACCGGGCCTTTCTGCGCGTGATCGGCACCGGAACGCTGCTCCAGCCGATGGAAGCGCTGCCCAGTGACGCGCTGGAGCCGACAACGCAGAACTTCATCCATCCCGCGGACATTCCGGGGGCGCACGCCGTCTACACCCGCTGGCTGCACGACGGCTGGCACGAGGAGAACGAGGGCGGAGCGGATCTGATGAGGATGATGCCGGGCATGGGCCATGACGGGTACGCCGACTTCGCTCTGCTCTCGCTCCAGCACGAGGGCGACGACCGCGTCCACGTCTGGTACCACGACAAGGCCCCGGACCGGCCCCGGTCCCGACCTCGGCCCATGGGGCCGAGTACGTGGGGATTCCCTTACTTCGTCCGGCGAGGGCATCAGTAG
- a CDS encoding multicopper oxidase family protein codes for MPIVTHLHGGRNSEESDGFTEAWYLPRALDLPAGYAEVGSFYEEFKEKFEDRFGDAWGRGDAVFQYANAERASTFWFHDHALGVTRLNVYAGLAGFYLLRGGPADLPVGVLPGPAPRPGDPPGRKYYEIPLAIQDRSFHVDGSLFYPAGRTAFDGFRGPYIPDSDIPPIWNPEFFGNTMVTNGSTWPVLQVEPRRYRFRFLNGCNSRYLILKIVTHPLAHRPATPALPFCQIGSEGGFLPTPVQRDQMLIAPAERVDVIVDFASVPVGTELYLINEGPDKAFQGGKAGTDYSPADPATTGQIMKLVIEALTSPDTTVPPSQLSLPPFEPLGKASRIRRLSLSEQKSASLPHVGPRQMLLGTLDRNGAPVPMRWDDPVTENPALGATEIWEIHNFTKDAHPIHVHEVQFQVLDRQQAGRAARPTEPWENGFKDTAVAYPGAVTRLKATFDRAGRYVWHCHMLEHEDNEIMRPYTVG; via the coding sequence GTGCCGATCGTGACGCACCTGCATGGCGGGCGGAACTCGGAGGAGAGCGACGGCTTCACCGAAGCCTGGTACCTTCCCCGCGCGCTTGACCTCCCAGCGGGATACGCTGAAGTCGGCTCATTCTACGAGGAGTTCAAGGAAAAGTTCGAAGACCGGTTCGGTGACGCCTGGGGCCGGGGGGACGCCGTGTTCCAGTACGCCAACGCGGAGAGGGCCTCGACCTTCTGGTTCCACGATCACGCCCTGGGCGTCACGCGGTTGAATGTCTACGCCGGACTGGCAGGGTTCTACCTTCTGCGAGGCGGCCCTGCGGACCTTCCCGTTGGGGTATTGCCCGGTCCCGCGCCCCGGCCCGGTGATCCGCCCGGCCGGAAGTACTACGAGATCCCTCTCGCCATCCAGGACCGCTCGTTCCACGTCGACGGCAGCTTGTTCTACCCGGCCGGACGCACTGCCTTCGACGGATTCAGGGGCCCCTACATCCCGGACAGTGACATCCCCCCGATCTGGAACCCCGAGTTCTTCGGCAACACGATGGTGACCAACGGGAGCACCTGGCCAGTCCTTCAAGTCGAACCGCGCCGCTACCGCTTCAGGTTTCTCAACGGATGCAACTCGCGGTACCTGATCCTCAAGATTGTCACCCACCCACTTGCCCACCGCCCCGCGACCCCCGCCCTCCCCTTCTGCCAGATCGGAAGTGAGGGAGGCTTCCTCCCCACACCCGTACAGCGCGACCAGATGCTCATCGCTCCCGCCGAGCGCGTCGACGTGATCGTCGACTTCGCATCCGTCCCGGTCGGGACCGAGCTCTATCTGATCAACGAGGGCCCCGACAAAGCATTCCAGGGCGGGAAGGCAGGTACGGACTACTCCCCGGCGGACCCCGCCACCACCGGACAAATCATGAAGCTCGTCATCGAAGCACTCACCTCACCGGACACGACCGTGCCACCGTCCCAGCTGTCGCTTCCGCCGTTCGAACCGTTGGGCAAGGCAAGCCGCATCCGACGGCTTTCCCTCAGCGAGCAGAAGTCCGCGTCGCTGCCGCACGTTGGCCCCCGGCAAATGCTGCTCGGCACCCTGGACCGGAACGGGGCCCCTGTGCCGATGCGCTGGGACGACCCCGTTACGGAGAATCCGGCCCTGGGCGCGACCGAGATCTGGGAGATTCACAACTTCACGAAGGACGCACACCCGATCCATGTCCACGAAGTCCAGTTCCAAGTCCTCGACCGGCAACAGGCCGGCCGTGCCGCGCGGCCCACCGAGCCGTGGGAGAACGGGTTCAAGGACACAGCAGTCGCCTACCCGGGTGCCGTGACGAGACTGAAAGCGACGTTCGACCGGGCAGGCCGATACGTCTGGCACTGTCACATGCTCGAACACGAAGACAACGAAATAATGCGCCCCTACACCGTCGGATGA
- a CDS encoding aldehyde dehydrogenase family protein has protein sequence MKAHDGMYIDGAWRPAAGRDTIAVVNPADEQVIAEVPAGGAEDVDAAVRAARAALPAWAATAPAERAARIAALRDVLVARKDEIARTVTAELGAPLPFSQAVHAGVPVLVAGSYAELAASYAFEEKVGNSTVYAEPVGVVGAITPWNYPLHQIVAKVAAALAAGCTVVLKPAEDTPLTAQLFAEAVHEAGVPAGVFNLVTGLGPVAGQALAEHDGVDLVSFTGSTAVGKRIGATAGAAVKRVALELGGKSANVILPSADLAKAVGVGVANVMGNSGQTCSAWTRMLVHTSQYDEAVALAAEAAAKYGDRIGPLVNAKQHARVRGYIEKGVAEGARLVAGGPEAPREQGYFVSPTVFADVTPEMTIAQEEIFGPVVSLIRYEDEDDALRIANGTVYGLAGAVWAGDDAEAVAFARRMDTGQVDINGGRFNPLAPFGGYKQSGVGRELGSHGLAEYLQTKSLQF, from the coding sequence ATGAAGGCCCACGACGGCATGTACATCGACGGGGCCTGGCGGCCCGCCGCGGGAAGGGACACGATCGCGGTCGTGAACCCGGCGGACGAACAGGTCATCGCCGAGGTCCCGGCCGGCGGGGCGGAGGACGTCGACGCCGCGGTACGGGCCGCCCGCGCCGCGCTCCCCGCCTGGGCGGCCACCGCGCCCGCCGAGCGTGCCGCGCGCATCGCCGCCCTGCGTGACGTACTCGTCGCACGCAAGGACGAGATCGCCAGGACCGTCACCGCCGAGCTCGGCGCGCCGCTGCCCTTCTCGCAGGCGGTGCACGCGGGCGTCCCGGTCCTGGTGGCCGGCTCGTACGCCGAGCTGGCCGCCTCGTACGCCTTCGAGGAGAAGGTCGGCAACTCCACCGTCTACGCCGAGCCGGTCGGCGTCGTCGGCGCGATCACCCCGTGGAACTACCCGCTGCACCAGATCGTGGCCAAGGTCGCCGCCGCGCTCGCGGCGGGGTGCACGGTCGTCCTCAAGCCCGCCGAGGACACCCCGCTGACCGCCCAGCTCTTCGCCGAGGCCGTCCATGAAGCGGGCGTTCCCGCAGGCGTGTTCAACCTCGTCACCGGTCTCGGCCCGGTCGCCGGACAGGCCCTGGCCGAGCACGACGGCGTCGACCTGGTCTCGTTCACCGGTTCCACCGCCGTCGGCAAGCGGATCGGCGCCACGGCCGGCGCGGCCGTCAAGCGCGTCGCCCTCGAACTGGGCGGCAAGTCCGCCAACGTCATCCTGCCGAGCGCGGACCTCGCCAAGGCCGTCGGCGTCGGCGTCGCGAACGTCATGGGCAACTCCGGCCAGACGTGCAGCGCCTGGACCCGCATGCTCGTGCACACCTCCCAGTACGACGAGGCGGTCGCGCTCGCCGCGGAGGCGGCCGCCAAGTACGGCGACCGCATCGGCCCCCTCGTCAACGCCAAGCAGCACGCGCGGGTGCGCGGCTACATCGAGAAGGGTGTGGCGGAGGGCGCCCGCCTCGTCGCGGGCGGCCCCGAAGCCCCGCGCGAGCAGGGCTACTTCGTCAGCCCCACCGTGTTCGCCGATGTCACCCCGGAGATGACCATCGCCCAGGAGGAGATCTTCGGCCCCGTCGTCTCGCTCATCCGCTACGAGGACGAGGACGACGCCCTGCGCATCGCCAACGGCACCGTGTACGGCCTCGCGGGCGCGGTCTGGGCGGGCGACGACGCGGAGGCGGTGGCGTTCGCCCGGCGGATGGACACCGGGCAGGTCGACATCAACGGCGGCCGGTTCAACCCGCTCGCCCCGTTCGGCGGATACAAGCAGTCCGGCGTCGGCCGCGAACTCGGATCCCACGGACTCGCGGAGTACCTCCAGACCAAGTCCCTCCAGTTCTGA
- a CDS encoding serine hydrolase has product MTVQKRMTLADLGLFTGAPQHEHFCRMKDLLDTREMAPSAKPYPWPRGEMTPLPETYDFDGASRPTKEFLAGTDTAALLVLVDGVIRHESYFLTGGPDVQWLSASVAKSFVSALVGIAVEEGHITSIDEPISSYVPVQPGSAYDGVSIKDVLQMSSGARWNEDYNDPASDIFQLNAATAGIGGTLDDFVARMVRESGPGTVCRYNSGETQILGALLARATNRSVADYMSEKLCEPLGMTSAGYWLVDPAGREVTFAGLNLTARDFARLGELYRNEGVWQGRQIVPAQWVRDSITVTAPHLRPGRPLVGGQQADGVGYGYQWWLMAGDRGEFSAVGVYNQFIYVDPVSRTTIVKLSASREYGTSLDEATSGELETIAFLRAIAQQGH; this is encoded by the coding sequence ATGACTGTTCAGAAGCGCATGACCTTGGCCGACCTCGGCCTCTTCACCGGTGCACCGCAGCACGAGCACTTCTGCCGGATGAAGGACCTCCTCGACACCCGCGAGATGGCCCCCTCCGCGAAGCCTTACCCCTGGCCGCGCGGTGAGATGACCCCCTTGCCGGAGACCTATGACTTCGACGGCGCCTCACGGCCGACCAAGGAGTTCCTGGCCGGCACCGACACGGCAGCACTGCTCGTGCTCGTCGACGGGGTCATCAGGCACGAGAGCTACTTCCTGACCGGTGGCCCGGACGTGCAGTGGTTGTCCGCGTCGGTCGCCAAGAGCTTCGTCTCCGCGCTCGTCGGTATAGCGGTCGAAGAGGGGCACATCACGAGCATCGACGAGCCCATCAGCTCCTACGTGCCGGTGCAGCCCGGTTCCGCGTACGACGGTGTGTCCATCAAGGACGTGCTCCAGATGTCCTCCGGTGCCCGGTGGAACGAGGACTACAACGACCCGGCCTCCGACATCTTCCAGCTCAACGCCGCGACGGCGGGCATCGGCGGCACGCTCGACGACTTCGTCGCCCGCATGGTGCGCGAGAGCGGGCCTGGCACCGTCTGTCGCTACAACTCCGGTGAGACGCAGATACTTGGCGCCTTGCTGGCCCGGGCCACCAACCGCTCGGTCGCCGACTACATGAGCGAGAAGCTGTGCGAGCCGCTCGGCATGACATCGGCAGGTTACTGGCTGGTGGACCCTGCCGGGAGGGAAGTCACCTTCGCGGGGCTCAACCTGACCGCCCGCGACTTCGCCAGGCTCGGCGAGCTGTACCGCAACGAGGGCGTGTGGCAGGGCCGGCAGATCGTGCCCGCGCAGTGGGTGCGCGACTCGATCACCGTGACCGCGCCGCATCTTCGACCCGGCCGCCCCCTTGTCGGCGGCCAGCAAGCCGATGGGGTCGGCTACGGCTACCAGTGGTGGCTCATGGCGGGAGACCGTGGCGAGTTCAGCGCGGTCGGCGTCTACAACCAGTTCATCTACGTCGATCCGGTCAGCCGGACCACCATCGTGAAGCTCTCCGCCAGCCGCGAGTACGGGACGTCCCTGGACGAAGCCACCAGCGGCGAGCTGGAGACCATCGCTTTCCTGCGCGCGATCGCCCAGCAGGGCCACTGA
- a CDS encoding ankyrin repeat domain-containing protein: MSESLLAAVTPAHGGDALEQATLVRSLIADGADVSARDEDGATALHRAVKAPYNSDGPLPCPEVVRALLECGADVHAVDKNSVPPAGWAVAFSDSDPAAVVRRSVDILTLLVEHGARLDGPSSFTTGGSFAHHSCVAAPLYAFLLDHGAPTDAVDDRGDTPLHATVSSARPGLVKLLLERGADNAAVNGLGRTPLGIALRLPEYSMEQRQARSEIVSLLQAAGAPAHVRYPVAESGPLPIDTDALRQAAGVMRTEQAEVCEAAGIPDDSGWLTTLVEPDFDSYQDFVAGLGDGCHPDHLPLLPELCARALGGTGATRTLVGDQRVDTPFFHHGDLAVKGDLDVVAPFVVTGSLAVEGVLADRGPDSVVAIRGGVTARGVFTDGEMSVDGDIEADVVYGYYNDNTLQAGTIRARLVIEDEHATIASVEADLHFDLDDFQQGHGDGVQEQLRELLVDEVFAVDEDEDEGKEMMDRGLLFARLREGLPVFRTDAQAEAH, translated from the coding sequence GTGAGTGAATCCCTTCTTGCTGCTGTCACCCCTGCCCATGGCGGCGACGCCCTGGAGCAGGCCACCCTGGTCCGTTCCCTGATCGCGGACGGGGCGGATGTCTCGGCGCGCGACGAGGACGGCGCCACCGCGCTGCACCGGGCGGTGAAGGCCCCGTACAACAGCGACGGCCCGCTGCCGTGCCCGGAGGTCGTACGGGCGCTGCTGGAGTGCGGCGCCGATGTGCACGCCGTCGACAAGAACAGCGTCCCGCCCGCCGGGTGGGCCGTGGCGTTCAGCGACTCCGATCCGGCGGCCGTGGTGCGGCGTTCGGTGGACATACTGACGCTGCTCGTCGAGCACGGCGCCCGGCTGGACGGCCCGAGCAGTTTCACCACCGGCGGGTCGTTCGCCCACCACAGCTGCGTGGCCGCGCCGCTCTACGCGTTCCTGCTCGACCACGGCGCACCGACGGACGCGGTCGACGATCGCGGAGACACTCCGCTGCACGCGACCGTCAGTTCGGCGCGACCGGGGCTGGTGAAGCTGCTGCTGGAGCGCGGTGCCGACAACGCCGCGGTCAACGGCCTCGGCCGGACTCCGCTGGGGATCGCGTTGCGTCTGCCGGAGTACAGCATGGAGCAGCGGCAGGCACGGTCGGAGATCGTGTCCCTGCTTCAGGCTGCGGGTGCCCCGGCGCATGTGCGGTATCCCGTGGCGGAGAGCGGGCCGCTGCCCATCGACACGGACGCGCTGCGGCAAGCGGCCGGGGTGATGCGGACGGAGCAGGCCGAGGTGTGTGAGGCCGCCGGGATCCCGGACGACAGCGGCTGGCTCACCACGCTGGTGGAGCCGGACTTCGACAGCTACCAGGACTTCGTCGCCGGACTGGGCGACGGCTGCCATCCCGACCATCTGCCGCTTCTTCCCGAGTTGTGCGCCAGGGCGCTCGGCGGGACAGGCGCGACGCGCACCCTGGTCGGCGACCAGCGGGTGGACACGCCGTTCTTTCATCACGGCGACCTGGCGGTGAAGGGCGACCTGGATGTGGTGGCCCCCTTCGTGGTCACCGGCTCCCTGGCGGTCGAAGGCGTGCTGGCGGACCGCGGCCCCGATTCGGTGGTGGCCATCCGCGGCGGGGTGACGGCCCGAGGGGTGTTCACCGACGGCGAGATGTCCGTCGACGGAGACATCGAGGCCGACGTCGTCTACGGCTACTACAACGACAACACGCTCCAGGCGGGCACCATCCGCGCCCGCCTGGTCATCGAGGACGAGCACGCGACGATCGCCTCGGTGGAAGCGGATCTCCACTTCGACCTGGACGACTTCCAGCAGGGGCACGGCGACGGCGTCCAGGAGCAGTTGCGCGAGCTGCTGGTGGACGAGGTCTTCGCCGTTGACGAGGACGAGGACGAGGGCAAGGAAATGATGGACCGGGGTCTGCTGTTCGCCCGGCTCCGCGAGGGTCTGCCGGTCTTCCGCACGGACGCGCAGGCCGAGGCCCACTGA
- a CDS encoding GNAT family N-acetyltransferase yields MTADIELRHYTTHHRTTQLRTLLLDVYAEVYAKEAQTDPFCAVDRFAEGLHSWMTHPDWTCIVGYDHGQPVGYAYGAPLYPASRWWGGLLTDVPAGTITETGTRTYALSELMVRTPWRKTGTARRLHDELLAARPEKRATLLVLKDHPKVRALYESWGWQTLGDLRPRIPHAPLFHSMLLDLPPDHGPVVATVPTVKA; encoded by the coding sequence GTGACCGCTGACATAGAACTCCGCCACTACACCACCCACCACCGCACCACCCAGCTGCGCACGCTCCTGCTGGACGTCTACGCCGAGGTGTACGCGAAGGAAGCGCAGACCGACCCGTTCTGCGCCGTCGACCGGTTCGCCGAAGGACTCCACAGCTGGATGACCCATCCCGACTGGACCTGCATCGTCGGCTACGACCACGGACAGCCCGTCGGCTACGCCTACGGAGCTCCGCTGTATCCCGCCAGCCGCTGGTGGGGCGGACTGCTCACCGACGTACCCGCCGGGACCATCACCGAGACCGGCACACGCACCTACGCACTCAGTGAGCTGATGGTCCGCACCCCCTGGCGCAAGACCGGCACCGCCCGCCGGCTCCACGACGAGCTGCTCGCCGCCCGGCCCGAGAAACGCGCCACGCTCCTGGTCCTGAAGGACCATCCCAAGGTCCGGGCACTGTATGAATCATGGGGCTGGCAGACACTGGGCGACCTACGCCCACGCATCCCGCACGCGCCGCTCTTCCACTCCATGCTGCTGGACCTCCCACCAGACCACGGACCCGTCGTCGCCACCGTTCCGACCGTAAAGGCCTAG